In Arthrobacter sp. MN05-02, the genomic stretch CTGCGTGTAGGCGGAGGTCGCGTCCCGCATGCAAAGGCGGCCCTTCCACTGCGGGTCCGCGAGACCTGCGTAGGTGTCTGCGGCGTCGAAGTCCGCCGGGTCCACGGCGTCCGGGTTGTAGGTGACGGTCCGTGCGCGCAGGGCGAGCCCGTACCAGCGGCCCTCCGCGTCACGGAGGTCCTCGGGCACGGCCTCGCGGAGCACGGGGGAGTCGATCGCGGCGAGTTCGTCCTGGCGTGCACCGTTCCAGAGGTTGCCCGCATCGACGGTCATGAAGACGTCCGCCGGGGTGTCCTCGCCCTCGGCCTTGAGCCGTTCGAGGAGTTCGGCGTCGTCGCCACTGATGAACTCGACGGTGATACCCGTCTCGTCGGTGAACTGCCCGAAGGCGCCCTCGAGATCGTAGTGGCGCGCCGAGTAGATCTGGAGGTCCGCGGACTGGGAGCCGATGGCACTGCAGCCGGTGAGTACCGACGTCAGGGCGGTCAGCCCGACAAGGGCGGACGTGAGGAGTGGGCGAGGGTGCATCCGGTTCTCTTCTCAGGCGGTGGGGGTAGCCCGGCGAGCGCACGGCAATCGGCGGGCAAAGCAAGGCTAGCCTAACTTAAGAGGTGCAGCTCGCTGAATCCGGACGATGCGGGGCGGACGACGCGCGGTGCGCCCGGCGGGAGTTCCACCGCTGACGGATTCCGCGGGGCGCCGCTAACTCAGGATGTCCTTCGTGCTGAACCGCCCGTAGGCCAGCGTCCCGAACGCCGCGATGTAGCCGAGCTGCAGCAGGGCGTTGTCCGCGAAGGAGTTCCAGACGATCGGCTGCCGCAGCAGATCTGCGAACCCCAGCCAGTAGTTGGTGAACAGCCAGGGGTGCAGCCATTCGAGCTGCGGCAGGGCGCCGAGGATCTGTGCGACGGCGGCGAGCGCGGCCGTCGCAGCCATCGCGCCGACCGGGATGGTGGTGAGCGTCGAGATGAACAGCCCGATCGCGCTGAGCCCCATCAGGGACAGCGTCACGTAGAGCGCGAGCAGCAGCAACCGCACGAAGTAGCCGGGGATGCCCACGGTGTCGCCGGACAGCAGTGTCACCGGCCCGACCGGGAACAGCAGCCCCCCGATGATGGCGCCCGTGACGACGACGGTCAGGGTCGCCACGAGGCAGAACAGCGCCGCCCCCGCATACTTCACGAGTAGCAGGCGGATGCGCCCGGCGGGCGCCACGAGCAGGTACCGCAGCGTCCCGAGGTTCGCCTCGCCCGCGATGGTGTCACCGGCGACGACGCCGATGGTCAGCGGCAGGAACAGGGGGATGGCCACGGTGAGCGCGGTCAGCGAGACGAACAGGCCGTTCTGTGTGATGCTGTCCAGGAACGCGGGTCCGCGCCCGCTCCCGGAGCCGTCGGATGAGACCCGGACGACGACGGCGATGAGGATCGGGATCAGCGCCAGTGCGCCGATCATCGCCCAGGTGCGGAGCCTGCGGAACAGCACCGAGATCTCCGAGAGCAGGAGCGTGAGCCCGAGGGAGCCCCCAGCACGGGGGCGGGCTACTACGGATTCAGCCGGCAACGTCGAACCCCTCTCCGGTGAGTGCGACGAAGCGGTCTTCGAGCGAGGCGCCGCTGGCCTCGAAGCCGCGCACCCGCACGTCGGCCCGTACCAGGGCGGCGTTGACGGTCTCGGGCTGGAGGCCGGGCACGGACAGTTCGGCGGTGATGACGTCGTCTCGCCCGTGGGGCTCGGGGGGTGAGCCCCAGCCCTGTGAGGACGCGATGGGCGTCGGCGTAGTCGGGCGTGGTGACCCGCACGCGGGAGGTGCCCTCGGACCGGAGGTCGTCGAGCGAGCCCTGCGCCACGAGGCGGCCCGCACTCATGACGGCGATCCCCGTGCACATCTGCTCCACCTCGGCGAGGAGGTGGCTGGAGACGAAGATGGTGGTGCCGTCGTCGGACAGGGACCGGATGAGGCCGCGGACCTCGCGGGTACCCTGCGGGTCGAGGCCGTTGGTGGGCTCGTCGAGGATCAGCAGGTCCCGCGGTGCGAGTAGCGCGTTGGCGATGCCGAGGCGCTGCTTCATGCCCAGGGAGTAGGCGTGCGCGCGCTTCCTGGCCGCATGGCCGAGGCCCACGCGGTCGAGGGCGGCGTCCACGCGCCTGTCGCGTGTGGCGGGATCGGTGTGGCGGTCCGCGGCGTCGAAGCGCTGGAGGTTCGCCCGACCCGAGAGGAACGGATAGATGGCGGGACCCTCGACGAGGGCTCCGACGCGCGGCAGGACGGCGCGCGCGTCCTTCGGCATGTCGCCGTCGAGCAGGCGGATCTCTCCGCTGGACGCGGCGGCCAGCCCGAGGAGCATGCGGATGGTGGTGGTCTTCCCCGAGCCGTTGGGGCCGAGGAAGCCGAAGACGGATCCCCCGTGGGACGGCGAGGTCGACGCCGTTGACGGCCTTCTGCTTGCCGAAGACCTTGGTCAGGCCGTGCGTCTCGATCGCGAACTCGCCGGTGCTTCCCGGCGGACCCGCACCGTCGGTGCGGGTCCGCGGTGGTACTTCGTGGATCACCGCTGGGAGGCGGCGACGAGCTGGTCGGCGCTGACGGCGCCTGCGAGGATCCGGCCGTCGTCCGTGATGAGGACCGAGACGAGCGACGTCTGCAGGGCATGCCCGCCGTCGACGTCGGTGAGCGCCTGCTCCAGCATCGCCTGGGCTCCCGCGACCTCCTCCGGGTCCATGCCGGGTTTGATGTCCATGATGTCGCCCATGCCGGCCGCTTCGCCGGTGCCGAGGTCCAGCCCGAGCTTCGCAGCTGTGCCCGCGGGCAGTCCCACGATGGTGCTCCAGCCCTCGCCGATCACGACGGGCTCCTCGGAGGGGGCGGGCTCGTCCCTGGCGTCGACGCGGGCCTTCGCCTCGTCGGCGGTCGGGACCTCGGTGACGGTGGCGCCGGCCGGGGGCACGAAATCGAAGGTGCCGGCCTCGGGGGTGCTGAAGTCCACGTCGCTGAAGCCTGCGGAGAAGGCTGCTTCCTCCTGGCCCTTCGCCTGAACGGTGACGCTGAGGGGAACCCCGGTGTCGGAATCGACCGCGACGGCGATCGAGCCGATCAGCGTGGCCGCGTCCTCGGGTGTCAGAAGGAGCTCGTAGGCGCTACGGCCAGCGACACGGCTGGTGCCGTCGACCCTCACCTCGGTGCTCGGGTCGATCGTCGCGAGGAACACCTGTGCGAGTTCCGCCGGCGTGCGGGGAATGTCCTGCAGTTCGGGGTACTCGGCGGCCTTCTCCTGGAGCGTCGCCTCGAGCTCTGCCTTCGCGGCGTCCCTGTCGGGCAGTACGGCGTGGGCGGCCTCGTTGGCCTCGGAGTCGTAGAACCAGATCTCGTCCTGGTTCACGACGACGTCGCGCTGGGCCAGCTGGTCGAGCACCTGAATGCGTGCCCGGTCCGGTCCGTCCACGTAGACCTGCGCGGTGTGGTCGCCCGTGAGCAGCTCGAGCACGGTGGAGGTCGGGTCCGAACTGGACGTGCCGCCCGGGGGAGTGGCGAGCCCGATATCGGGGAGGCCGAGGTCGGAGGACTGTTCGACGGTGCCGGAATAGGCGTCATCCGCACTGGTGGCCACGAACTCGAGCAGCTCCTGCGCGGTCCTGGCGGGGAGCTGGGGCTGGGCCTCGGCGACGGCGGAGCCGCCCACAGCGGCAGTGACGATGACGACCGGGACGATGCCGGCGGGGAGCCAGCGCCAGTTCTTGTTCATGATTGAGCCTTCCGAACGAATCTCTGCCCCATCTGCCGTCAACGCTACACCTGCAAGCTGGGAGGAGGATGGGCGGGCGTACCGGGAGAACGAGCGGGATGGCGCAGGCGTGCCGCCACCCGGTGCACGGTGTCGTTGCGCCTGGAGCCGGACATGCGGAAGGGGCGGCCGGAGTGAACTGGTCCCCGGATGTTGGACTGAGAAATTCAGTTTCGACTCCCGGGGAGCATTTTTATGGATGCACGTAGTTCGTTGTCGGTGGAGCAGCGCGAGGCCGCTATAGCGTTGTTCGAGAAGGGCATCGCGGATATGGCGACAGCCAGTTCACTGGGTGTGCATCGTAAGCCGGTGGGTCGTTTGTATGAGCGGTGGAAAATCCGTGGTCGAGGAGCGCTGGTGGCTAAGCCGAAACAGGTGTACTCGTTCGAGGTCAAGCTCGCCCTGGTGGAGCGGTTCATCGCGGGTGAGACGTCACTGAACCTCGCGACGGAAGCCGGTCTGTCCTCACCTCTGGTCCTCCAGAAATGGGTCAGGGAGTATCGCCGCGACGGCGCCGACGGGTTGCGGCCCAAACCCAAAGGCAGACCCAGGAGCCCCAAGTCCTCACCGCCTGCGGAGGTGTCCGAGCTGGAGCGGTTGCGGCGCGAGAACGAACTGTTACGGGCGGAGGTCGCGTACCTGGGAAAATTACGGGCCTTGAGCGCGCAGGAACCACGACGGTGAAGGTGCAGGCCGTCATCGCCCTCAAGGCCGACTTCCCGCTCCCGGTGCTGCTCCAGGTCACCGGCCTGGCCCGGTCCACGTTCTTCTACCACCAGGCCCGACTCCTGGCACCGGATCCGCGCCAACAGCTCAAGACCGCGATCACCGAGGTCTTCGAGACGAACCACGGACGGTACGGGCACCGCCGCATCCACACCATCCTCACCCGGCAGGGGTGGACCGTGGCGAAGAAGACCGTGCTGAAGCTGATGCGATCACTGCGCCTGGCCTGTCAGGTCCGGCGGAGGAAGCGTTACAGCTCCTACCGGGGTGAGCAGGGCAGGATTGCGGCGAACGTGTTGGACCGGGACTTCGCAGCGGACGCGCCGAACCAGAAGTGGGTCACCGATGTGACCGAGTTCAGCGTCGGCGACCGGAAGCTCTACTTCTCACCGGTCATGGACCTCTTCGACCGGCAGATCATCTCCTACACGGTGGGCACCTCGCCGAACCTCGGGCTGACCAACACATCCCTACGAGAAGCCCTGGCAACGCTCGAGGACGGACAGAAACCGTTGGTGCACTCGGACCAGGGATTCCAATACCAGCACGCCTCCTGGCGGCGGCTACTCCAGAACGCCGGCGCGAACCAATCGATGTCCCGCAAGGGCAACTGCTACGACAACGCCGTCATCGAAAACTTCTTCGGACACCTCAAGGAAGAACTGTTCCACCGCGTCCGCTTCATCAGCACCGACGCCCTCACCGAAGCCCTGCACGAGTACATCCACTGGTACAACACCGAAAGAATCTCCACAAAGCTCGAGGGCCTGAGCCCGGTGCAATACCGTGCTCAGACCCTCGCGGCCTAACCTACTTACTTAGCCAGTCCAACATCCGGGGACCAGTTCAGAGCCGCCCCTTCCGCATACTGGTGGGCCTCAGCGCGTGACGCGACGGCGACCCGAAAGGGTCTCGGCGACACCGATCAGCAGTACTGCCGCGATGACCGACACGATGAAGCCGAGGATGTTCAGTTCCCACATGTTGCCGGTGCCGAGCAGGCTCGCGATGGCACCTCCGATGACCGAGCCGACAAGGCCCAACAGCAGCGTGGCGAGCAGGCCGAGGTTCTGCTTGCCCGGCTTGATGAGGCGTGCAAGGGCGCCGATGATAAGGCCGGCGAGGATGAATCCGATCATGGTCAATCTCCTTTTGTGTGCCCGCGGTGTGCGGGAAGTCCGTGGTCCTGCTGGTGGTGACGCCGCGTCAGCTGCGCTCGTTCCCGTGCTCCGGGCCCGAAGGCAAGGGCCCCGTCCCGAAGCGGCCGGGTGTTGCTACCAGCGTCCATCAGTCCAACGATAGTGGAATGCGAAGCCTACTGAGGGATTTCTGATGGTGCGGCCTCCTGGACGACGCCGTCCGCACGGTGCAGTGTTCGCCGGGCGCACGCGGCCCCACGGTGCCAGCCGCATCATCGGGCTGGTGGTCGGCTGGCTGCTGGTGCTCATCGGTCTCGCCGCCCTCGTGCTGCCCGGCCCCGGGCTGCTGGCCCTCGTTGCGGGCCTTGCCGTACTCGCCCAGCAGTACGAGTGGGCGCGGCGCTGGCTGCAGCCCGTCAAGCGGAAGGCCTTCGCGGCAGCAGCACAGGGAGTGAAGAGCACCCGCAACATCGCGCTCAGTTTCACGGGTGCACTCATCCTCATCCTGCTCGGCGTCCTGTGGGGGGTGCACCCGGCCGTGCCGCGGTGGTGGCCGCTCGACGACCGCTGGTGGCTGCCAGGCGGCTGGAGCGTGGGATCGGGGCTCGTGGTCTCCGGGCTGCTGGCCGCCGCCTTCATCGTCTACAGCGTCCGCCGCTTCCGTCCCAGCCCTGATCCGTCGCAGCCCTGATCCGCCGCAGTAGGTTCCATTCCCGCAGTACCGACCCGAGGAGCACCTCATGTCCGACGCCCGCGCCATGCTCGACACCTACCCGCAGGATCGGGACGGCTTCGACAGCGACCTGCTCGCAGAATGCATCGATGCCTGCTTCGACTGCGCACAGACCTGTACGGCCTGCGCCGACGCCTGCCTCGCCGAGGACATGGTGGCCGAACTGTGCAAGTGCATCCGGACCGACCTCGACTGCGCGGACGTCTGCGACACGACCGGGCGGATCCTGTCCCGGCACACGGGGTACGACGCGAATCTGACGCGGGCAGTCCTCGAGGCCTGCCGGACGGCATGCACAGCATGCGGCGACGAGTGCTCGCAGCACGCCTCGATGCACGAGCACTGCCGTATCTGCGCGGATGCGTGCCGCCGGTGCGAGCGCGCCTGCGAGGCGCTGCTCACCTCGATGGACTAGACGGGGTACCCTCGGCCAGGCCCGTGTCACCGGCACGGAAGGGCCGTCGCGGCGCTCCGTCCGACGCGACGGGATGCGCGGGCGAACGGCCACGTTCCGATCGATACCCCGGCAGGCAGCCCGGTTCCCGGGTGATGCACGACGACGCCGTGCCCCGGTCCCGGGACACGGCGTCGTCGTGGTCGGGCTACTGCCTGCTGTAGTCCAGGCGCGTGCGCATCAGGACGCCGGCGGGAGGAGCCGGCTCGGGACCGCCCGGCAGGGCGTTCGTGGTGGCGTAGAGGTACTTACCGTCGATCTCGACGTCCGCCGGCAGTACCGCCTCGAGGAAGGGGACAGCCTCATCGGTCCCCGCAGCGATGACCGAGATCCTGCCCGCGAAGAGCTCGGCGACGAAGATGTTGCCCCGTCGGTCCAGTGCCAACCCGGTGGGTGACGTGAGGCCGGACGCGACGATCTCCACGACCCCCCGTCGCCGGATCGAGCCGGCGCACCGACCCGAGCGTGGGATCCTCCGGCACCCCGGGTAGCGACGTCAGGTAGAGGAAGCCGTCCGTACCGAGTTCGAGGTCGGTGGGAACAGGCTCACTGTTGAAGGTGGCGCCAAGCACGCACTCGGGCAGGACGATGCCCTGTTCGGCCAGGGAGGCGAACAGTTGCTCGGTGATGACCGTCACCACAGGCTCGAGGACCGTCGCGCTCACCGTGTTGCGGCGCGTGTCCACGGTGAAGACCGCGTTCGCCCCGGCGTCGGCCACATAGACGTAGCGTCCTGAGTTGGACACCGCCGTCGCGTACGGATGCGAGTACGTCTCTCCTCCATGCGGCAGCGCGAGTGGGGCGAGCTCCGGCGCGATCTGGCTCGCGCAGGCGGCGTCGAGGTCCTGGAAACCGTAAGAGCTGGCGCCGTCGTAGTTGTTGGCGGTCTCCAGCGCGGCCAGGTCGGCGAGGACACGGACGGCGCCTTTCTCGAGGACGCTGACGTTCGCGACGAACGGGTCCGGAGAACCCGGTCCGCCGGCGCTCTCCGTGAAGTACACCTCACCGTGGTTCGTGGAGACGCCGCCGACCTCGATGCCGGGTTTGTCGACGAGCGTGGCAAGGGTCCCCTTGCGGTCCACGCTGGTGAGCTGGCCGCCGAAATTCTGCGACACGTAGGCGGTGTTGCCGCGACCGACCGCGACCCGCAGGGGACCGAGGAGGCCGGTGGCGAGTTCCGTCTGTTCGCCTGCGGTGACTGTCCAGCTGCGCTGCGAGGGGACGGAGCCGGGCGCTGCGAGTGCTGCGCCGGCGGTGGAGGTGAGTGCGACCGCGAGTGCGGCCGCGACGAGAGGCGTGGTTGTACCCTTCATGGTGGTTGTCCTTGGGGTGCGAGAGATCGTCGAGACGCTCTGACCGGCCCCAGCGCCGAGTAGCGGCCAGGGCCGCCATGGTACGCGCACGGCCCTGTTCCCCCAGGAGTCATCGTGCTGGACGAAATGCTAGGACCGCTCCGGCCCAGTGTCCACGGTCTCGGGCAGAAAGCCGCCAATTGGTGCAGGTGGGGCAGGAGTGGCAGTCATGCCGGAAGCGAGCGCGCCTGGTCCATCAGTTCCAGCGCCTTCTCGTCCGCTCCGGCATCGGAATACAGGCGGGCGGCCTCGGAGAGGTGGAGGACGGCCTGCTCAGTGGAGCCCGACGCCGCGTAGTACTGCCCGAGGCAGTCCTCCAGTTGCGTGAGTAGCTCGAAATCCAGGACGTCGCGCTGACCGTCCAGCGCGGTGAGCAATTCCCTCGCCTCAGCGATCTCCCCGGTCAGGACGGCGAGGTGCGCCTTCGCGATGGCCAACTCGAGGTGTTGCAGGCGGGTACCCATGATCTGCAGCCCGTGCTCGGCCTTGGTGAGCGATAGGCGGACGGATTCGTCCACGATGCCGGCCTGCAGCTTGAGGGCCGCGCTCGCCCGGTGGAATTCCGACCAGGCCTCCAGGTCTGCCTGTGGCAGCAGGAGCCTGGCGGCGAGTGCATGGTGCTCGCGCCCGAGCTCGACGTCGCCACGACGGAAGGCGACATTCCCTGCGGCCCAGGCGCCCCGCCCGATGAGCAGTGAGGGAACCGACGGAGCGTTCTCACTGATGTCGAGCTCCATCGCCACGTTCCACGCCTCGTCGAGCTCACCCTTCACCGACAGGGCGGCGATGAGGATGAACGCTGCCTGCAGCCGGGCTGGGGACTGTTCGGGAAGTTCCGCTGCGAACTCCACCGACCGGCGCGCGAGGTCGATGGCCTCGAGCAGGCGTCCCATGCTGCGGGCGATGGTGGAAAGCCGCCCCTGCACGACGGACCGGAGTTCCGGCGTCGCGACCATGAGCGAGGAGTTGTCCATCCGCAACAGCACGGCCTCGGCCTCGTCCAACCGTCGCAGGGCGATCAGCGACTGCGCCTGAAGCATCGACATGTCCCACCAGGCCGGCGCGTTCCGCTGCTCATGGGCGATGCTCGCGGCGTACTCGGCTTCCGATGCCGCCAGCGAGTCGTCCTGCATGTCCCGGGCATAGTTCGCCGCGAACATCGCCGTGGTGAGGGCGGCCGGGTCGTCGGACGACGGCGGCTCGACCCACCAGTTCAGCGTCTGCGCGTCCATGCCCAGCCGGGCCGCGAAGTGCTGCACCATCTCGGCGGTGGGCTGGCGCAGCCCACGCTCGAGCAGGGAGACGAAATGCGTCGAGCACACGTCGGCGCTCAGTTCGGCCTGGGTCAGCCCCTTGGCGCTGCGGGCCTGGCGCAGCATCTCCCCGAATCGCATACAGTTCCCGTCCCCAGAGTGTGGTCACTGCGGTCCGCTCGGCACGCGGGGCTCGATCGGTGACACCCCTGTCTAACAGATCCTCCGGACAATCCTGTAAACGATGTAAAGAGCATGAGGGCGGGCGCATGGCCGCTGTGCGACCGGTGCCACCGCCGTCTGCCCGCCTCTGCCACCGCCGCCTGTCCGCCGGGCTTCTCGTCGTCGTGCCTCCGTCTGTGGGGATCAGCGACGGAGCGGCACGCGCTTCGGCAGCGCCGGTGACGCCAGCAGCGTCAGGATGCCCGCGA encodes the following:
- a CDS encoding integrase, which produces MKVQAVIALKADFPLPVLLQVTGLARSTFFYHQARLLAPDPRQQLKTAITEVFETNHGRYGHRRIHTILTRQGWTVAKKTVLKLMRSLRLACQVRRRKRYSSYRGEQGRIAANVLDRDFAADAPNQKWVTDVTEFSVGDRKLYFSPVMDLFDRQIISYTVGTSPNLGLTNTSLREALATLEDGQKPLVHSDQGFQYQHASWRRLLQNAGANQSMSRKGNCYDNAVIENFFGHLKEELFHRVRFISTDALTEALHEYIHWYNTERISTKLEGLSPVQYRAQTLAA
- a CDS encoding ABC transporter substrate-binding protein encodes the protein MHPRPLLTSALVGLTALTSVLTGCSAIGSQSADLQIYSARHYDLEGAFGQFTDETGITVEFISGDDAELLERLKAEGEDTPADVFMTVDAGNLWNGARQDELAAIDSPVLREAVPEDLRDAEGRWYGLALRARTVTYNPDAVDPADFDAADTYAGLADPQWKGRLCMRDATSAYTQSLVAGLIDLHGRDRALEIVRGWVANDVAIMSNDVLLLEAIDAGTCDVGINNHYYLARTLEEKPDLDVDLFWASQEGAVTHVNISGAGVVDGADNPDDARRLLEWLATDGQNAFVDANHEFPVNPTVRPEPVIAAFGNFTRMPLNAEAYGTLNADAVDLLAEAGYQ
- a CDS encoding hypothetical protein (possible pseudo due to frameshift), which encodes MLLGLAAASSGEIRLLDGDMPKDARAVLPRVGALVEGPAIYPFLSGRANLQRFDAADRHTDPATRDRRVDAALDRVGLGHAARKRAHAYSLGMKQRLGIANALLAPRDLLILDEPTNGLDPQGTREVRGLIRSLSDDGTTIFVSSHLLAEVEQMCTGIAVMSAGRLVAQGSLDDLRSEGTSRVRVTTPDYADAHRVLTGLGLTPRAPRARRRHHRRTVRARPPARDRQRRPGTGRRAGARLRGQRRLARRPLRRTHRRGVRRCRLNP
- a CDS encoding ABC transporter permease, giving the protein MLFRRLRTWAMIGALALIPILIAVVVRVSSDGSGSGRGPAFLDSITQNGLFVSLTALTVAIPLFLPLTIGVVAGDTIAGEANLGTLRYLLVAPAGRIRLLLVKYAGAALFCLVATLTVVVTGAIIGGLLFPVGPVTLLSGDTVGIPGYFVRLLLLALYVTLSLMGLSAIGLFISTLTTIPVGAMAATAALAAVAQILGALPQLEWLHPWLFTNYWLGFADLLRQPIVWNSFADNALLQLGYIAAFGTLAYGRFSTKDILS